Proteins from a single region of Felis catus isolate Fca126 chromosome B4, F.catus_Fca126_mat1.0, whole genome shotgun sequence:
- the PFKM gene encoding ATP-dependent 6-phosphofructokinase, muscle type isoform X1: MHKEEFHLKFFMCVIQSRGLVRTPQSTGGEASTSSMLIQKPPPEIDNMKYLHATDGPDTVEGIPILKTEWIMTHEEHHAAKTLGIGKAIAVLTSGGDAQGMNAAVRAVVRVGIFTGARVFFVHEGYQGLVDGGDNIREATWESVSMMLQLGGTVIGSARCKDFREREGRLRAAHNLVKRGITNLCVIGGDGSLTGADTFRSEWSDLLSDLQKAGKITAEEATKSSYLNIVGLVGSIDNDFCGTDMTIGTDSALHRIIEIVDAITTTAQSHQRTFVLEVMGRHCGYLALVTSLSCGADWVFIPECPPDDDWEEHLCRRLSETRTRGSRLNIIIVAEGAIDKTGKPITSEDIKNLVVKRLGYDTRVTVLGHVQRGGTPSAFDRILGSRMGVEAVMALLEGTPDTPACVVSLSGNQAVRLPLMECVQMTKDVTKAMNDRKFDEAMKLRGRSFMNNWEVYKLLAHVRPPVSKGPSSIHTVAVMNVGAPAAGMNAAVRSTVRIGLIQGNRVLVVHDGFEGLAKGQIEEAGWSYVGGWTGQGGSKLGTKRTLPKKSFEQISANITKFNIQGLVIIGGFEAYTGGLELMEGRKLFDELCIPFVVIPATVSNNVPGSDFSVGADTALNTICTTCDRIKQSAAGTKRRVFIIETMGGYCGYLATMAGLAAGADAAYIFEEPFTIRDLQANVEHLVHKMKTTVKRGLVLRNEKCNENYTTDFIFNLYSEEGKGIFDSRKNVLGHMQQGGSPTPFDRNFATKMGAKAMNWMSGKIKESYRNGRIFANTPDSGCVLGMRKRALVFQPVTELKEQTDFDHRIPKEQWWLKLRPILKILAKYEIDLDTSEHAHLEHISRKRSGEASI, translated from the exons AGTGGATCATGACCCATGAAGAGCACCATGCAGCCAAAACCCTGGGGATTGGCAAAGCCATCGCCGTGTTAACCTCTGGTGGAGATGCCCAAG GTATGAATGCTGCTGTCAGGGCTGTGGTTCGAGTTGGTATCTTTACTGGTGCCCGTGTGTTCTTTGTCCATGAG GGTTATCAAGGCCTGGTGGATGGTGGAGATAACATCAGGGAAGCCACCTGGGAGAGTGTTTCGATGATGCTTCAGCTG GGAGGCACAGTCATTGGAAGTGCCCGGTGCAAGGACTTCCGTGAACGAGAGGGACGACTCCGCGCTGCCCACAACCTGGTGAAGCGTGGGATTACTAATCTGTGTGTCATCGGGGGTGATGGCAGCCTCACTGGGGCTGACACCTTCCGTTCTGAGTGGAGTGACTTACTGAGTGACCTCCAGAAAGCGG GTAAGATCACAGCGGAGGAGGCTACGAAGTCCAGCTATCTGAATATCGTGGGTTTGGTGGGCTCAATTGACAATGACTTTTGTGGCACTGATATGACCATTGGCACTGATTCCGCCCTGCACCGGATCATAGAGATTGTGGACGCCATCACCACCACTGCTCAGAG CCACCAGAGGACGTTTGTGCTAGAAGTGATGGGCCGGCACTGTGG ATACCTGGCCCTTGTCACCTCCCTCTCCTGTGGGGCTGACTGGGTTTTTATTCCTGAGTGTCCACCGGATGACGACTGGGAGGAACATCTTTGTCGCCGGCTCAGTGAG ACAAGGACCCGTGGTTCTCGTCTCAACATCATCATTGTGGCTGAGGGTGCCATCGACAAGACTGGGAAACCCATAACCTCAGAAGACATCAAGAAT CTGGTGGTGAAGCGTCTGGGATATGACACCCGGGTCACTGTCTTGGGGCATGTGCAGCGGGGTGGGACACCATCAGCCTTTGACCGGATCCTG GGCAGCAGGATGGGTGTGGAGGCAGTGATGGCACTTTTGGAAGGGACTCCAGACACCCCAGCCTGTGTGGTGAGCCTCTCTGGGAACCAGGCTGTGCGCCTGCCCCTCATGGAGTGTGTCCAAATG ACCAAAGATGTGACCAAGGCCATGAACGACAGGAAATTTGATGAAGCCATGAAGCTGAGAGGCCG GAGCTTCATGAACAACTGGGAAGTGTACAAGCTTCTGGCTCATGTCAGACCCCCAGTCTCTAAGGGACCG AGTAGCATACACACAGTGGCCGTGATGAACGTGGGGGCCCCCGCCGCAGGCATGAACGCTGCCGTCCGTTCCACCGTGAGGATTGGCCTCATCCAGGGCAACCGGGTGCTGGTTGTACATGATGGCTTCGAGGGCCTGGCCAAGGGTCAG ATCGAGGAAGCTGGCTGGAGCTATGTTGGGGGCTGGACTGGCCAAGGTGGTTCCAAACTTGGGACTAAAAG GACTCTACCCAAGAAGAGCTTTGAGCAGATCAGTGCCAACATCACTAAGTTTAACATTCAGGGCCTTGTCATCATTGGGGGCTTTGAG GCTTACACAGGGGGCCTGGAACTGATGGAGGGCAGGAAGCTGTTTGACGAGCTGTGCATCCCGTTTGTGGTCATCCCCGCGACGGTCTCCAACAACGTCCCCGGCTCGGACTTCAGCGTGGGGGCTGACACAGCACTCAATACTATCTGCACG ACCTGTGACCGCATCAAGCAGTCAGCGGCAGGCACCAAGCGTCGGGTGTTTATCATCGAAACGATGGGTGGCTACTGTGGCTACCTGGCCACCATGGCAGGACTGGCAGCTGGGGCCGATGCCGCCTACATTTTTGAGGAGCCCTTCACCATTCGGGACCTGCAG GCAAATGTTGAACATCTGGTGCATAAGATGAAAACCACTGTGAAAAGGGGCTTGGTATTAAG GAATGAGAAGTGCAATGAGAACTACACCACGGACTTCATCTTCAACCTGTActctgaggaggggaagggcataTTTGACAGCAGGAAGAATGTGCTTGGGCACATGCAGCAG GGTGGAAGCCCAACTCCGTTTGACAGAAATTTTGCCACTAAGATGGGTGCCAAGGCTATGAACTGGATGTCTGGGAAAATCAAAGAGAGTTACCGTAATG GGAGGATCTTCGCCAATACACCAGACTCAGGCTGTGTTCTGGGGATGCGTAAGAGGGCTCTGGTCTTTCAACCGGTGACTGAGCTGAAGGAGCAGACGGATTTTGA CCACCGCATCCCCAAGGAGCAGTGGTGGCTGAAGCTGAGGCCCATCCTCAAAATCCTAGCCAAGTATGAGATTGACTTGGACACCTCAGAGCACGCCCACCTGGAGCACATCAGCCGGAAGCGATCTGGAGAAGCTTCTATCTAA
- the PFKM gene encoding ATP-dependent 6-phosphofructokinase, muscle type isoform X2: protein MTHEEHHAAKTLGIGKAIAVLTSGGDAQGMNAAVRAVVRVGIFTGARVFFVHEGYQGLVDGGDNIREATWESVSMMLQLGGTVIGSARCKDFREREGRLRAAHNLVKRGITNLCVIGGDGSLTGADTFRSEWSDLLSDLQKAGKITAEEATKSSYLNIVGLVGSIDNDFCGTDMTIGTDSALHRIIEIVDAITTTAQSHQRTFVLEVMGRHCGYLALVTSLSCGADWVFIPECPPDDDWEEHLCRRLSETRTRGSRLNIIIVAEGAIDKTGKPITSEDIKNLVVKRLGYDTRVTVLGHVQRGGTPSAFDRILGSRMGVEAVMALLEGTPDTPACVVSLSGNQAVRLPLMECVQMTKDVTKAMNDRKFDEAMKLRGRSFMNNWEVYKLLAHVRPPVSKGPSSIHTVAVMNVGAPAAGMNAAVRSTVRIGLIQGNRVLVVHDGFEGLAKGQIEEAGWSYVGGWTGQGGSKLGTKRTLPKKSFEQISANITKFNIQGLVIIGGFEAYTGGLELMEGRKLFDELCIPFVVIPATVSNNVPGSDFSVGADTALNTICTTCDRIKQSAAGTKRRVFIIETMGGYCGYLATMAGLAAGADAAYIFEEPFTIRDLQANVEHLVHKMKTTVKRGLVLRNEKCNENYTTDFIFNLYSEEGKGIFDSRKNVLGHMQQGGSPTPFDRNFATKMGAKAMNWMSGKIKESYRNGRIFANTPDSGCVLGMRKRALVFQPVTELKEQTDFDHRIPKEQWWLKLRPILKILAKYEIDLDTSEHAHLEHISRKRSGEASI from the exons ATGACCCATGAAGAGCACCATGCAGCCAAAACCCTGGGGATTGGCAAAGCCATCGCCGTGTTAACCTCTGGTGGAGATGCCCAAG GTATGAATGCTGCTGTCAGGGCTGTGGTTCGAGTTGGTATCTTTACTGGTGCCCGTGTGTTCTTTGTCCATGAG GGTTATCAAGGCCTGGTGGATGGTGGAGATAACATCAGGGAAGCCACCTGGGAGAGTGTTTCGATGATGCTTCAGCTG GGAGGCACAGTCATTGGAAGTGCCCGGTGCAAGGACTTCCGTGAACGAGAGGGACGACTCCGCGCTGCCCACAACCTGGTGAAGCGTGGGATTACTAATCTGTGTGTCATCGGGGGTGATGGCAGCCTCACTGGGGCTGACACCTTCCGTTCTGAGTGGAGTGACTTACTGAGTGACCTCCAGAAAGCGG GTAAGATCACAGCGGAGGAGGCTACGAAGTCCAGCTATCTGAATATCGTGGGTTTGGTGGGCTCAATTGACAATGACTTTTGTGGCACTGATATGACCATTGGCACTGATTCCGCCCTGCACCGGATCATAGAGATTGTGGACGCCATCACCACCACTGCTCAGAG CCACCAGAGGACGTTTGTGCTAGAAGTGATGGGCCGGCACTGTGG ATACCTGGCCCTTGTCACCTCCCTCTCCTGTGGGGCTGACTGGGTTTTTATTCCTGAGTGTCCACCGGATGACGACTGGGAGGAACATCTTTGTCGCCGGCTCAGTGAG ACAAGGACCCGTGGTTCTCGTCTCAACATCATCATTGTGGCTGAGGGTGCCATCGACAAGACTGGGAAACCCATAACCTCAGAAGACATCAAGAAT CTGGTGGTGAAGCGTCTGGGATATGACACCCGGGTCACTGTCTTGGGGCATGTGCAGCGGGGTGGGACACCATCAGCCTTTGACCGGATCCTG GGCAGCAGGATGGGTGTGGAGGCAGTGATGGCACTTTTGGAAGGGACTCCAGACACCCCAGCCTGTGTGGTGAGCCTCTCTGGGAACCAGGCTGTGCGCCTGCCCCTCATGGAGTGTGTCCAAATG ACCAAAGATGTGACCAAGGCCATGAACGACAGGAAATTTGATGAAGCCATGAAGCTGAGAGGCCG GAGCTTCATGAACAACTGGGAAGTGTACAAGCTTCTGGCTCATGTCAGACCCCCAGTCTCTAAGGGACCG AGTAGCATACACACAGTGGCCGTGATGAACGTGGGGGCCCCCGCCGCAGGCATGAACGCTGCCGTCCGTTCCACCGTGAGGATTGGCCTCATCCAGGGCAACCGGGTGCTGGTTGTACATGATGGCTTCGAGGGCCTGGCCAAGGGTCAG ATCGAGGAAGCTGGCTGGAGCTATGTTGGGGGCTGGACTGGCCAAGGTGGTTCCAAACTTGGGACTAAAAG GACTCTACCCAAGAAGAGCTTTGAGCAGATCAGTGCCAACATCACTAAGTTTAACATTCAGGGCCTTGTCATCATTGGGGGCTTTGAG GCTTACACAGGGGGCCTGGAACTGATGGAGGGCAGGAAGCTGTTTGACGAGCTGTGCATCCCGTTTGTGGTCATCCCCGCGACGGTCTCCAACAACGTCCCCGGCTCGGACTTCAGCGTGGGGGCTGACACAGCACTCAATACTATCTGCACG ACCTGTGACCGCATCAAGCAGTCAGCGGCAGGCACCAAGCGTCGGGTGTTTATCATCGAAACGATGGGTGGCTACTGTGGCTACCTGGCCACCATGGCAGGACTGGCAGCTGGGGCCGATGCCGCCTACATTTTTGAGGAGCCCTTCACCATTCGGGACCTGCAG GCAAATGTTGAACATCTGGTGCATAAGATGAAAACCACTGTGAAAAGGGGCTTGGTATTAAG GAATGAGAAGTGCAATGAGAACTACACCACGGACTTCATCTTCAACCTGTActctgaggaggggaagggcataTTTGACAGCAGGAAGAATGTGCTTGGGCACATGCAGCAG GGTGGAAGCCCAACTCCGTTTGACAGAAATTTTGCCACTAAGATGGGTGCCAAGGCTATGAACTGGATGTCTGGGAAAATCAAAGAGAGTTACCGTAATG GGAGGATCTTCGCCAATACACCAGACTCAGGCTGTGTTCTGGGGATGCGTAAGAGGGCTCTGGTCTTTCAACCGGTGACTGAGCTGAAGGAGCAGACGGATTTTGA CCACCGCATCCCCAAGGAGCAGTGGTGGCTGAAGCTGAGGCCCATCCTCAAAATCCTAGCCAAGTATGAGATTGACTTGGACACCTCAGAGCACGCCCACCTGGAGCACATCAGCCGGAAGCGATCTGGAGAAGCTTCTATCTAA